Within the Candidatus Dependentiae bacterium genome, the region TCATGCCGGTTAAAAATTGACCTAGCACGTCGCCTCCCCACTCTTTTGTTTGCAGTGGCAACGTATGAATTTCATCTATAAACAGTACACAAGGGGCATTGTTTTTAGCTTCTTCTAAGATCTTTTGAACACCATCTTTTTTCCATACAATGTCGCTCCACTTAAGCTCTCTAAAGCCAAATTTAGTGGCAGCGTTTTTTTCTGCAAGTGCTTTGTTTATACTTCCATGGAGTGCACGTGCTGCAAAAGTTTTACCGCTACGTGATGGGCCAACAAGTAAAAGTCCTTTTTCTAAGTTAGCGTTTGAGCGATCGTATATTTCTGGTGCAGTAATATATTTTACTAATTTGCGTAACTCAGCTGTTTGACTTTCAAGTCCTACTAATTTTTCGTCATCGAGTGTCATCTTAATAGCATAATCGTAGCCTCTTTTAGTTGAGTTGCTATCAAAACCTTTAAGTTGCTCCCATTTACTACGTATTTTTCCTTTTATATCATTTTTTACTGTTTCTAGTTGATCGGGCAATGGTATTTTACTAAATGTCCACATACCTACGCCTGCAACTATAGTTCCTAATTTGTAGGTTTCTTTGTCATTATATGCTTCAGCTAAAATACCTATAATGCCACGAGTTGGTGCTGCTGTTTTGAGTTGCCGACTTAAACGTCTACATTCACGTCGTGCTGCGGGAGTTAAACGAGTACTCTTTGCTGTCTGATTTCCTGGTATATTTTCCTGTGTGTATAAGTAAGAAGTACCCATAAAGGACTTGATATCACGTAATGTACCAGTTTGAGGAAACCAATTGTTTGGCATAAAGTGAATAGCTGTTGCAGCAGTGATTGTTGCTAGCGGTATATATTTTAAAGAATTAGTAATATAAAATCTATCATTAAAAGCATCAAGCTTGCGCGCTACTATGTTTATCGTAGTAAGGCCTGCTTTATCAGCTTTTTGTTTAAGTAGATTAATAAGGAGATCATTAGAACAAGTTAGTTTTGAAATAGATTCTAAACTTGTATACTGAGCTACGCGTGTTGGAGCTGCTGTATCTAAATCAGCCACCGGTACGGATATGAATTTGTTATCTAATATGCTTGATACTTGTAAAGCAAGAACTTTAATGGAGCTGCTTAAAGTATGTAATTGAGATTCAGTAAGCGGATGCGTATACGATTTTGCCAGTCTTCTAATTGCTGCTTGATGAGCAGAAGACCAGTCAAGAGCATCTTTTTTATGCAATGGCTTTATGGTGCCCTTGCCTATAGCTTGCCCTAAATATTGAAGCGTAGAGTTAAGCTCATCAAGATGCTGTAGGTTTTTTTCAAGCAACAAATTGAGCTGTAACGCACGTGTTTCTTCAGTTACTGGTAGTATCACTTCTTCTAAATTATTAGGTACTGAAAAAGTTGTGCCAGTTAAAGCAAACAACATGACTGCTAAAGTAGATACTTTAGTTGCAAAATTCATAAGCGTTTTTACCTTTCTTGTACTGTGTAGTATACTAATGTTAATATGAATTCTCTTTACTAGTCTAAGATGTATGCTCTATTTGTCAAAAGGCCTTAGTATAAGAGTTTAAAGAAATAAATTAACTTTACAGTAAGGATATACTATGACTAGATATGTTACTACTTTAGCTGCTGTGTTACTGGTAAGTAGCGCAGGAGCTTACTGGTTTGTAAAAAGGCCGCATCTTAAGATTATCCATAAAAAAGAAGTAGGGGGTTCTGCCTATTCTCTTGCTGCATTAAAAGATCTTAAAAATATAGTGCCTGTTGTTGTTGTAGGTTCAGGTCCTGCGGGCTTGAGTGCAGCGCTTTATACGGCTCGTTCATCGCTCTATACCGTTGTCTTTCAGGGTGAAAAGCCAGGCGGGCAACTTACTACGACAACGTATGTAGAAAATTGGCCAGGTACTAAGAAAATGCTTGGCACAGAGTTGATTGCTCAAAACCGTAATCAAGCAGAAAAGTTTGGTGCAGTGCTTGCTACAGGTAAAATAGAAGCGGCAGACTTAAGCGTTTGGCCTTTTAAATTAACTACCGATGAAGGCCACGAAATCAATGCTTTAACGGTTATTATAGCTACAGGCGCAACGCCAAAGCGTCTTAACTGCCCAGGTGAGGAAGAGTATTGGGGTAAAGGAGTTACAACCTGTGCAGTGTGTGATGCTCCGTATTTTAAA harbors:
- a CDS encoding AAA family ATPase — encoded protein: MNFATKVSTLAVMLFALTGTTFSVPNNLEEVILPVTEETRALQLNLLLEKNLQHLDELNSTLQYLGQAIGKGTIKPLHKKDALDWSSAHQAAIRRLAKSYTHPLTESQLHTLSSSIKVLALQVSSILDNKFISVPVADLDTAAPTRVAQYTSLESISKLTCSNDLLINLLKQKADKAGLTTINIVARKLDAFNDRFYITNSLKYIPLATITAATAIHFMPNNWFPQTGTLRDIKSFMGTSYLYTQENIPGNQTAKSTRLTPAARRECRRLSRQLKTAAPTRGIIGILAEAYNDKETYKLGTIVAGVGMWTFSKIPLPDQLETVKNDIKGKIRSKWEQLKGFDSNSTKRGYDYAIKMTLDDEKLVGLESQTAELRKLVKYITAPEIYDRSNANLEKGLLLVGPSRSGKTFAARALHGSINKALAEKNAATKFGFRELKWSDIVWKKDGVQKILEEAKNNAPCVLFIDEIHTLPLQTKEWGGDVLGQFLTGMSGINSESDAKHQVILLGATNHPEMLDFALLQPGRFGTIIHFEKPSYENRKKYFEVLFKHNAIDTEGICIDTLARQTEQCSYGDLEFIIKQARFVARTQAKGVSQEHLQEQVNIHVRSFKTLLPLTAQEKNILALHQAGHALASILLNPENKLESVTILPRHRKIIEKRLWTDKQEAQHKTQTTKFGGLFTYNYSEALKLQDAQEKTKQCMIQLAGPLAEKIVLGSSGSHHHTKDKQKALKYAQEVLLDGLLLEDLSKQAQQDIKQQAYSMLQKLELETEQLLKDNKNALVSVAQELEEKHTLDAESLKKLIDTHR